From Podospora bellae-mahoneyi strain CBS 112042 chromosome 3, whole genome shotgun sequence, the proteins below share one genomic window:
- the CIT1 gene encoding citrate (Si)-synthase (EggNog:ENOG503NU5Z; COG:H) produces MAPAMRLTSSALRASLKASSFATKQTAFTAARCYSSKTQTLKERFAELLPEKIEEIKALRKEHGSKVVDKVTLDQVYGGARGIKCLVWEGSVLDAEEGIRFRGKTIPECQQVLPKAPGGSEPLPEGLFWLLLTGEVPTEQQVRDLSADWAARAEIPKFVEELIDRCPSDLHPMAQFSMAVTALEQTSSFARAYAKGINKKEYWGYTFEDSMDLIAKLPTIAARIYQNVFKGGKVAPVQKDKDYSFNFANQLGFGNNADFIELMRLYLTIHTDHEGGNVSAHTTHLVGSALSSPFLSLAAGLNGLAGPLHGLANQEVLNWLTEMKKVIGDDISDESITKYLWDTLNSGRVVPGYGHAVLRKTDPRYSAQREFAQKHMSEDPMFKLVSQVYKIAPKVLTEHGKTKNPYPNVDAHSGVLLQYYGLTEANYYTVLFGVSRAIGVLPQLIIDRAVGAPIERPKSFSTEKWIEICKKL; encoded by the exons ATGGCTCCTGCGATGCGCCTGACTTCCTCTGCCCTCCGGGCTTCGTTGAAGGCTTCGTCCTTTGCGACCAAGCAGACTGCCTTCACTGCTGCCCGCTGCTACTCCTCCAAGACCCAG ACCCTCAAGGAGCGCTTCGCCGAGCTCCTTCCCGAGAAGatcgaggagatcaaggctcTCAGAAA GGAGCATGGCTCCAAGGTCGTTGACAAGGTCACTCTCGACCAGGTCTATGGCGGTGCCCGTGGCATCAAGTGCCTCGTCTGGGAGGGCTCTGTCCtcgacgccgaggagggcATCCGTTTCCGCGGCAAGACCATCCCCGAGTGCCAGCAGGTCCTCCCCAAGGCCCCCGGCGGCAGCGAGCCCCTTCCCGAGGGTCTCTTctggctcctcctcaccggtGAGGTTCCCACCGAGCAGCAGGTCCGCGACCTCTCTGCCGACTGGGCTGCCCGCGCCGAGATCCCCAAGTTCGTTGAGGAGTTGATCGACCGCTGCCCCAGCGACCTCCACCCCATGGCTCAGTTCTCCATGGCCGTCACTGCTCTCGAGCAGACCTCTTCCTTCGCCCGTGCCTACGCCAAGGGCATCAACAAGAAGGAATACTGGGGATACACCTTTGAGGACTCCATGGACCTCATCGCCAAGCTCCCCACCATCGCTGCCCGCATCTACCAGAACGTCTTCAAGGGCGGCAAGGTCGCTCCCGTccagaaggacaaggactACTCCTTCAACTTCGCCAACCAGCTCGGCTTCGGCAACAACGCTGACTTCATTGAGCTCATGCGTCTCTACCTCACCATCCACACCGACCACGAGGGTGGAAACGTCAGCGCCCACACCACTCACCTTGTCGGCTCTGCTCTCAGCTCCCCCTTCCTGTCCCTCGCTGCCGGTCTCAACGGTCTTGCCGGTCCCCTCCACGGCCTTGCCAACCAGGAGGTGCTCAACTGGCTCACCGAGATGAAGAAGGTCATTGGTGACGATATCTCCGATGAGAGCATCACCAAGTACCTCTGGGACACCCTCAACTCCGGCCGTGTCGTCCCCGGTTACGGCCATGCCGTCCTCCGCAAGACCGACCCTCGCTACTCTGCCCAGCGCGAGTTCGCCCAGAAGCACATGTCTGAGGACCCCATGTTCAAGCTCGTCAGCCAGGTCTACAAGATCGCCCCCAAGGTTCTTACCGAGCACGGCAAGACCAAGAACCCCTACCCCAACGTCGATGCCCACTCCGGTGTCCTCCTCCAGTACTATGGTCTCACCGAGGCTAACTACTACACCGTCCTCTTCGGTGTCTCCCGCGCCATTGGTGTCCTTCCCCAGCTCATCATTGACCGCGCCGTCGGTGCCCCCATTGAGAG ACCCAAGTCTTTCTCCACCGAGAAGTGGATCGAGATCTGCAAGAAGTTGTAA
- a CDS encoding hypothetical protein (EggNog:ENOG503NXGF; COG:S), with protein MAGNHVNLNGLASFTPAASAAAPATVSALNRGGGKGPSALAPGSGGVGGEFGSSNGESSTASASISSTITTPMSSVNTDGTANSNLPDNTADDVGTGGISKKRKAVPGSRGVANLTPEQLAKKRANDRDAQRAIRERQRLKIEQYEREIRELKSQQPYLELQAAVRQREAVEAELAEVKACLASIMHLVQPLLAKGSPIVGQQHPAPLPSPAQTHHPSLHHQQHGLVAPTRTSVGFSGSGPGSVASPGSVGTHGRWHNSMSPVVTPMCTEGQQHQQHPHQPHQLQQPQPSSQAGILAQQRHDLGHGLYLGSDRLGLEFLLDPAQKIARIHQNAAAAASTQYHHQVPLLIPPTQTPFPKPTQPPPLPQHQPREEEEDDEEDFFTLPLNSPPTCPLDSILLDFLSERRHLLSLPSSHANDVLGPPYPSISSLLNPSTPSHPLSKVFTDILARFPGLSRLPERAAVLYLMFLLMRWQVSPTRENWERIPEYFRPGGLQRRKRHPAWVDYIPWGGMRERIVQMCDDDTEEGGIEFENFFIPFTGTLRVGWGEEGEGEGGCVLLRQKEKGGVAGVGDGMVINPAFEAHVRRLESWSLGGEFERAFPGLGGTYKLRRG; from the exons ATGGCCGGGAACCATGTCAATTTGAATGGCCTTGCATCATTCACACCCGCCGcatctgctgctgcacccGCAACGGTCTCGGCCCTCAAtagagggggaggaaaagggcCATCAGCATTGGCGCCCGGCTCCGGAGGTGTCGGTGGTGAAttcggcagcagcaacgggGAATCGTCAACCGCGTCTGCGTCTATTTCCTCAACGATAACGACGCCGATGAGCAGTGTGAACACCGACGGGACtgccaacagcaacctcccGGACAACACGGCAGACGATGTCGGCACCGGTGGAATCTCCAAAAAGCGTAAGGCGGTCCCGGGATCGAGAGGAGTTGCGAACTTGACCCCGGagcagctggccaagaaacGGGCGAATG ATCGTGACGCACAGCGTGCTATCCGAGAGAGGCAGCGCCTCAAAATTGAGCAGTATGAGCGGGAGATTCGTGAGCTCAAGTCTCAGCAGCCGTATCTGGAGCTGCAGGCTGCTGTTCGCCAGAgggaggctgttgaggcggAGCTGGCCGAGGTGAAGGCATGTCTGGCTAGTATTATGCACTTGGTTCAGCCTCTGCTGGCTAAGGGGTCGCCAATAG ttgggcagcagcatcctGCGCCGTTGCCTTCGCCAGCTCAGACACACCATCCGTCGTtgcaccaccaacagcatgGACTAGTAGCACCAACTCGGACATCTGTGGGGTTTTCGGGGTCTGGCCCGGGCAGTGTTGCCTCTCCGGGCTCTGTCGGTACTCATGGACGATGGCATAACAGTATGTCGCCTGTGGTGACGCCCATGTGCACAGAaggtcaacaacaccagcaacatccacaccagccacaccagcttcagcaacctcaaccctcttcccagGCCGGTATTCTCGCCCAGCAACGCCACGACCTCGGTCACGGGTTGTACCTAGGTTCAGACCGTCTCGGCCTCGAATTTCTCCTCGACCCGGCCCAGAAAATCGCCCGGATACATCAAaacgctgctgctgctgcttccaCCCAGTACCATCATCAAGTCCCTCTGTTGATACCACCCACACAAACCCCTTTCCCGAAACCcactcaaccaccaccactaccgcaacatcaaccccgagaagaagaagaagatgatgaagaagacttcttcaccctcccactcaactcccccccaacctgcCCCCTCGACTCAATCCTCCTAGACTTCCTCTCCGAACGCCGCCAccttctctcccttccctcctcgcACGCAAACGACGTCCTCGGCCCGCCctacccctccatctcctccctcctcaacccgtcaaccccctcccaccccctatCCAAAGTTTTTACGGACATCCTCGCCCGCTTCCCCGGCCTGTCCCGTCTCCCGGAGCGCGCAGCGGTTTTGTACCTCATGTTCCTCCTCATGCGCTGGCAAGTCTCCCCCACAAGAGAAAACTGGGAGAGGATCCCGGAGTATTTTCGCCCCGGGGGGTTGCAGAGACGGAAAAGGCACCCGGCCTGGGTGGATTATATACCCtggggagggatgagggagaggattgtACAAatgtgtgatgatgatacggaggagggggggatagAGTTTGAGAATTTTTTTATACCGTTTACTGGGACTttgagggttggttggggggaggaaggggagggggagggggggtgtgtACTACTACgacagaaagagaaagggggggtcgcaggggtgggggatgggatggtgatTAATCCCGCTTTTGAGGCGCatgtgaggaggttggagagctggagtttgggaggggagtttGAGAGGGCTTTtcctgggttgggggggacgTATAaattgaggagggggtga
- a CDS encoding hypothetical protein (EggNog:ENOG503P1S9), with translation MTRADRHPIITQSLHHSPLPAEQSANWHESHIKPTTTITTIPNNNNKMLSLATSPKLRGSGHLILHALRAMTLVALVVIMASCWAMIVLSGITGHFQFFDVISHFFVFAISIVLFISEIGLFKPWFKNNFPILGPDHSLGWLGLALMITGCGIMADLVKPAYSIDNLGLPIWRLVLSSGILAITFGMFNMIASVVFRDGENGITARNIRSDGSLAVPTNQNSKEYYDSGYQSSVRSNSIRQHQQHYPEDDDNTTPQQSQPFYKRMTNHFSVPIPPKFNFRKSRGNLQISKPMPIHDDNDDVERGTGYGNLNRSNSNSRASPVIPDIQRPPTALHPAYTGGSHYSTAHMDRF, from the exons ATGACAAGGGCAG ATCGTCATCCGATAATCACTCAATCACTTCATCACTCGCCATTACCTGCTGAGCAGTCTGCCAACTGGCACGAGTCACATAT AAaacccacaacaacaatcaccaccatccccaacaacaacaacaaaatgctctccctcgccacctcccccaaactccGCGGCTCAGGCCACCTAATCCTCCACGCCCTCCGCGCCATGACCCTCGTCGCCCTGGTCGTGATCATGGCCTCGTGCTGGGCAATGATCGTCCTGTCCGGCATAACCGGCCACTTTCAATTCTTCGACGTAATCTCCcacttcttcgtcttcgccaTCAGcatcgtcctcttcatctccgAAATCGGCCTCTTCAAGCCCTGGTTCAAGAACAACTTTCCCATCCTCGGGCCCGACCACTCGCTTGGTTGGCTCGGTCTAGCCCTGATGATCACGGGTTGTGGCATCATGGCAGATTTGGTCAAGCCTGCGTACAGCATCGACAACTTGGGCCTGCCAATCTGGAGGCTCGTCCTCTCGTCTGGGATTTTGGCCATCACTTTTGGGATGTTCAACATGATTGCGAGTGTTGTGTTTCGCGACGGGGAGAATGGCATCACGGCGCGGAATATTCGCTCCGACGGCTCTCTCGCCGTGCCCACCAACCAGAACTCCAAAGAATACTACGATTCTGGCTATCAGTCCTCTGTCCGGAGCAACTCCATCCgtcaacaccagcaacattaccccgaggacgacgacaacaccacccctcAACAAAGTCAGCCCTTTTACAAGCGCATGACGAACCACTTTTCtgttcccatcccccccaagTTCAACTTTCGAAAGTCGCGCGGGAACCTGCAGATTAGCAAGCCGATGCCGATTCATGACgataatgatgatgtggAAAGGGGGACGGGGTATGGGAATCTGAACAGGAGCAACAGCAATAGTCGGGCTAGCCCGGTGATTCCTGACATTCAGCGTCCGCCGACCGCGCTGCATCCTGCTTATACGGGGGGGAGTCATTACTCTACTGCTCATATGGACAGGTTCTAG
- a CDS encoding hypothetical protein (EggNog:ENOG503P4RA; COG:S): MPPPREIPGFYYDEVKRKYFKIEDSKRTVLPGGAAAWGSEGEVKRRRKEVERERGEREWKERVRRERVRKVDVGWVLGRETGREGDDGIVKEWAGGLEDRGKIKMWVNLEEGDGGVIDCFYVAGQREAQKEGRKEWEDGWEKEEDEVGEESVWVFAVLHSGGLITTLRNNYINAGDWSPEETGARLVLGTQRGVYCARGPGATAATTEMDTRRRPAKLMPPFRGDVLAVDFLHAQPQVVLAGTRSGHVCQLDTRTAPEAWDSMVFRHKSSVAHLRAVGGFDVLAAGPKNAMCIYDLRFVKAKEQKAGEKPFEPWERNTAAPAVEFPDYRNEAHIKIGLDVLTQPGYGHGVVAAAHDDCTVGLYSLRDGSRMPSGDVDKSKAPGVVKAIQFQTVASDQHPSLFVGVGSVIQKFSY, translated from the exons ATGCCACCTCCGAGAGAGATTCCGGGGTTTTACTATG ATGAGGTCAAGAGGAAGTACTTCAAGATTGAGGATAGCAAAAGGACGGTGTTGCCTGGTGGGGCGGCTGCTTGGGGGAGCgaaggggaggtgaagaggcggaggaaggaggtggagagggaaaggggggagagggagtggaaggagagggtgaggagggagagggttaggaaggttgatgttggttgggtgttggggagggagactgggcgggaaggggatgatgggattGTGAAGGAgtgggctggggggttggaggataGGGGAAAGATCAAGATGTGGGTTAatctggaggagggggacgggggggtGATTGATTGTTTTTATGTGGCTGGGCAGAGGGAGGCgcagaaggaggggaggaaggagtgggaggatgggtgggagaaggaggaggatgaggttggtgaggagtCGGTGTGGGTTTTTGCTG TCTTGCACAGTGGCGGCCTCATAACCACACTACGTAATAACTACATCAACGCTGGAGACTGGTCGCCTGAAGAGACCGGGGCCAGACTTGTTTTGGGAACCCAGCGTGGCGTGTATTGTGCCCGAGGTCCTGGTGCGACTGCTGCCACGACTGAAATGGACACCAGGCGTCGACCAGCGAAACTTATGCCGCCTTTTCGGGGCGATGTACTCGCGGTTGACTTTCTTCATGCGCAGCCTCAAGTGGTCCTCGCCGGCACTCGTTCAGGTCACGTTTGTCAACTCGATACGCGGACGGCGCCGGAAGCATGGGATTCGATGGTTTTCCGCCACAAGAGTAGCGTGGCACATCTCAGGGCCGTCGGTGGCTTTGATGTCCTCGCTGCGGGACCAAAGAACGCGATGTGCATCTATGATCTTCGCTTTGTCAAAGCGAAGGAGCAGAAGGCGGGCGAGAAGCCGTTTGAGCCCTGGGAGCGAAACACTGCGGCTCCGGCGGTGGAGTTTCCTGACTATCGCAACGAGGCACATATCAAGATTGGGCTGGATGTGCTTACGCAGCCGGGGTATGgacatggtgttgttgcggcTGCTCATGATGATTGCACGGTTGGACTGTACTCGCTACGGGATGGATCGAGGATGCCATCGGGGGATGTGGACAAGAGTAAGgcgccgggggtggtgaaggccATCCAGTTCCAGACGGTGGCTTCTGATCAGCATCCCAGTTTGTTTGTTGGCGTTGGATCGGTTATTCAAAAGTTTTCTTATTGA
- a CDS encoding hypothetical protein (BUSCO:EOG092629WA; COG:A; EggNog:ENOG503NWI7), giving the protein MASSPVAELEAGLQALLSLKAPGVSGSRISNLTALCVNNPQSESVIVQKFYTHLKKTPGTHKLGVLYVVDQVAREWLKKAKALGQFPINSSAQDGTYAAGVHRLTELMPTLMNDSISAAPEDQKDKIKKLLDIWEKGETFPAAMVSSWREKLNAPQPTLQSTTPPGSPPPNLMASLGIGSKPPAPPATQSNPLNILETLANLARQNAPSTQSNHSAGPVPAPAPPAAPVQAPVQAPAPTAAPAPAPLPAASYGILGSQPGNNAMQPAAPPVNMSTLPHAFPPPMAAPQPAHFPPPAASPVLNGAANPAANPAAVQLLSALLAQGVPVEQIASVMQLMTQNTAATGSPAVPQTGFPQPPQAAYPGYPAPPVSAGPGPAPWEAPRHGADSRDRNGYHSPGRVPRGRSRSRSPGRWDARDSPRSRRNDRGGFDYNRPASPNRGYNDDRGYRQRSPQGRRGSPSDNFSRQQQQQQQGPPQPNGEKWVDHDPTVPPGHFKVLSRTLFVGGVMVSEPELREIFSRFGEVQSAIVHKEKRHAFVKMYYRKDAEKAKAAMSEGGARGNELRTKWGVGFGPRDCSDYGTGISVIPIQKLTEADRKWVLTAPYGGSGGRPIVTGMVVEEPDIEIGAGVSSKAISRRMQTDKGGSHGPKSSRREEDHHHDGGYQGGGGGGGGRGGWGGGKKDRGGRGGGFDGKRGSHGGNGNQQNGDDPIVMELPPGIQMSRNGPVFQGFSGGY; this is encoded by the exons ATGGCATCGTCACCGGTAGCAGAGCTCGAGGCTGGGCTGCAAGCCTTGCTCAGCCTCAAGGCTCCAGGCGTTTCTGGTTCTCGGATCTCAAATCTTACTGCACTTTGCGTCAACAACCCACAG TCTGAGTCGGTCATCGTCCAAAAATTCTATACACATCTCAAGAAAACGCCCGGAACACACAAGCTGGGCGTCCTCTACGTCGTAGACCAAGTAGCACGGGagtggttgaagaaggccaaggctcTGGGACAGTTTCCCATAAATTCTTCAGCGCAAGATGGCACATATGCTGCGGGCGTGCATAGATTGACTGAACTCATGCCCACTCTGATGAACGACAGCATCTCGGCGGCTCCAGAAGATCAAAAG gacaagatcaagaaaCTGCTCGATATTTGGGAGAAGGGCGAGACGTTTCCCGCTGCCATGGTTAGTTCCTGGCGGGAAAAGCTCAATGCTCCCCAGCCGACAC TCcaatcaacaacacctcccggaagccctccccccaacctgATGGCTTCGCTGGGTATTGGAAGCAAGCCGCCTGCACCGCCAGCAACGCAAAGCAACCCTCTAAACATTCTTGAGACCCTTGCCAACCTGGCTCGCCAAAATGCGCCCAGTACACAGAGTAATCACTCGGCCGGGCCAGTCCCGGCTCCGGCCCCTCCCGCGGCCCCAGTCCAAGCTCCAGTTCAAGCCCCGGCCCCGACTGCGGCTCCGGCCCCTGCTCCGCTGCCTGCAGCCTCGTACGGCATCCTTGGTAGCCAGCCTGGCAATAACGCCATGCAGCCTGCTGCTCCGCCTGTCAACATGTCCACATTGCCACAtgcctttccaccacccatgGCAGCTCCTCAGCCTGCCCAtttcccaccacccgcaGCATCTCCAGTGCTCAATGGTGCGGCCAATCCAGCTGCCAATCCGGCGGCCGTCCAGCTATTGAGCGCCTTGCTGGCCCAAGGTGTACCTGTCGAACAAATCGCCAGCGTAATGCAGCTCATGACCCAAAACACTGCGGCTACCGGATCTCCAGCCGTCCCACAAACCGGCTTCCCGCAGCCACCTCAAGCCGCTTACCCCGGTTACCCAGCTCCTCCCGTCAGTGCCGGCCCTGGTCCAGCCCCCTGGGAAGCGCCCAGACATGGAGCCGACTCCCGTGATCGCAACGGCTATCACTCACCGGGGCGTGTTCCCCGCGGTAGatcccgctcccgctcgcCGGGACGCTGGGACGCCAGAGACTCACCCCGATCTCGCCGCAACGACCGCGGAGGATTCGACTACAACCGCCCAGCCTCGCCAAACCGGGGTTACAATGATGACAGGGGATATCGCCAGCGCTCGCCCCAGGGCAGGAGAGGTAGCCCATCAGATAACTTTTCgcgccaacaacagcaacaacaacaagggcCGCCACAGCCCAACGGAGAAAAATGGGTCGATCATGACCCTACCGTTCCCCCTGGCCACTTCAAGGTCTTGTCGCGAACCCTTTTCGTTGGCGGGGTCATGGTTTCCGAGCCCGAATTACGGGAAATCTTCTCTCGCTTCGGCGAGGTCCAAAGTGCCATTGTTCACAAGGAGAAGAGACACGCCTTTGTGAAGATGTATTACAGGAAAGATGCCgaaaaggccaaggcggCCATgtcggaggggggggcgagggggaaCGAGCTCCGGACGAAGTGGGGAGTGGGCTTTGGGCCCCGGGATTGCAGTGATTACGGCACTGGAATTTCTGTTATTCCTATTCAAAAGCTTACGGAAGCGGATAGGAAGTGGGTGTTGACTGCGCCGTACGGCGGTAGTGGCGGGAGGCCAATTGTgacggggatggtggtggaggagccggaTATTGAGATTGGTGCGGGGGTGTCGAGTAAGGCGATCTCTAGGAGGATGCAAACTGATAAAGGCGGGAGTCACGGGCCTAAGTCAAGTaggcgggaggaggaccaTCACCATGATGGGGGGTAtcagggtggtggtggtggcggtggtgggagagggggatggggaggagggaagaaggataggggtggaaggggagggggttttgatgggaagaggggaagtCATGGCGGGAATGGGAACCAACAGAATGGCGATGATCCAATTGTTATGGAATTACCGCCGGGAATCCAAATGAGTAGGAATGGGCCGGTCTTTCAGGGGTTTAGTGGCGGTTATTAG
- the YHM2 gene encoding Mitochondrial DNA replication protein yhm2 (BUSCO:EOG09263HD8; EggNog:ENOG503NTZB; COG:C), whose protein sequence is MSAAIASSLPASEPPKLEKKPIKFSNLLLGAGLNLFEVTSLGQPLEVIKTTMAANRGDGFGAALGRIWNRGGVFGFYQGLIPWAWIEASTKGAVLLFVASEAEYYARAAGAGEFGGGIFGGVTGGVAQAYATMGFCTCMKTVEITKHKMASTGQKAPGTWATFMDIYRREGIRGINKGVNAVAIRQMTNWGSRFGLSRLAEQGIRDLTGKKEGEKLSAVEKIIASALGGGLSAWNQPIEVIRVEMQSKKEDPNRPKKMTVGNTFKYIYETNGLKGLYRGVTPRIGLGVWQTVCMVAMGDMAKTYVEKLTGEAVTAKH, encoded by the exons ATGTCCGCCGCTATTGCCTCCTCTCTCCCGGCTTCCGAGCCTCCcaagctcgagaagaagcccatcaaGTTTTCCAACTTGCTCTTGGGCGCCGGTTTGAACCTGTTCGAggtcacctccctcggccaGCCCCTGGAGGTCATCAAGACCACCATGGCGGCGAACCGAGGTGATGGTTTCGGAGCTGCTCTTGGCCGCATTTGGAaccgtggtggtgttttcggCT TTTACCAAGGTCTCATTCCCTGGGCCTGGATCGAAGCCTCCACCAAGGGCGCCGTCCTTCTCTTTGTCGCTTCCGAGGCCGAGTACTATGCCCGCgctgccggcgccggcgagTTCGGCGGTGGCATTTTCGGTGGTGTGACGGGTGGTGTTGCGCAGGCGTACGCTACTATGGGTTTCTGCACCTGCATGAAGACGGTGGAGATCACCAAGCACAAGATGGCTTCCACCGGCCAAAAGGCTCCCGGCACCTGGGCCACCTTCATGGACATCTACCGCCGCGAAGGCATCAGAGGTATCAACAAGGGTGTCAACGCTGTTGCGATTCGCCAGATGACCAACTGGGGTTCTCGCTTCGGTCTGAGCCGTCTCGCTGAGCAGGGCATCAGGGATCTCACCGGCAAAAAGGAGGGTGAGAAGCTGAGCGCTGTGGAGAAGATCATTGCCTCGGcgctgggtggtggtttgtcGGCCTGGAACCAGCCTATCGAGGTTATCCGCGTCGAGATGCAGAGCAAGAAGGAAGATCCCAACCGCcccaagaagatgacggtCGGGAATACCTTCAAGTATATTTACGAGACGAACGGGCTCAAGGGTCTGTACCGCGGTGTGACGCCCCGTATTGGATTGGGCGTCTGGCAGACGGTTTGCATGGTCGCCATGGGTGACAT GGCAAAGACGTATGTCGAGAAGCTGACTGGCGAGGCCGTCACCGCTAAGCATTAG
- a CDS encoding hypothetical protein (EggNog:ENOG503PPWX; COG:S) yields MARGNQRDKAREAAQKKAAAQKKGHNMSGSELAKAKEIAAQKMREKQAAADAKKAAEAAAGKK; encoded by the exons ATGGCCCGCGGCAACCAGCGCGACAAGGCCCGTGAGGCCGCtcagaagaaggcggctgcCCAGAAGAAGGGCCACAACATGTCCGGCAGCGAGCTGGCAAAAGCCAAGGAGATCGCGGCTCAGAAGATGCGCGAGAAGCAGGCTGCCG CCGACGCAAAGAAGgccgccgaagccgccgccgGAAAGAAATAA